The Pseudophryne corroboree isolate aPseCor3 chromosome 2, aPseCor3.hap2, whole genome shotgun sequence genome has a segment encoding these proteins:
- the LOC135000402 gene encoding B box-binding protein-like, with product MGVPSGGDDRRTRTRKMTGQVLWFSATRGYGFIRRTDTKRTIYVHYTGIQKTHQNNYFRSLGSGEWVEFELTNGKRGVKAINVTGPNGVPVQGNRHARERNRYWRCPRYRKPPLYYQQDYWDSGSREEPRDYNSETGRPNTNPPRPERMHRPPEPEVPKQRKLLDTSERPVVKGQSETVQQCLQNVIKPQISPQPKREYIPKRQDTDYRAANLEQTDAGATDQKRDTEAVVHMAVTKIVELVESRSPEPAVPPSEPKPQAETPQAAEKAETHSTEENPVMDSEYRTITGEEFAFRIQQAIRRSMRCDKGAPHARCKSHAVI from the coding sequence ATGGGTGTACCATCTGGTGGGGATGATCGAAGAACCAGAACAAGAAAGATGACAGGCCAAGTATTGTGGTTTAGTGCAACGCGTGGTTACGGCTTCATAAGGAGAACAGACACTAAGAGAACCATATATGTTCACTATACGGGCATTCAGAAGACCCATCAGAACAATTACTTCCGAAGCCTAGGTAGCGGGGAATGGGTCGAATTTGAATTGACCAATGGAAAAAGGGGCGTTAAGGCCATCAACGTCACAGGTCCTAATGGCGTTCCAGTGCAAGGCAACAGACATGCCAGAGAGCGTAACCGGTATTGGCGCTGTCCGCGGTATAGAAAGCCTCCACTCTACTACCAGCAAGACTACTGGGACAGCGGAAGCAGAGAGGAACCAAGAGACTATAATAGTGAGACCGGTAGACCTAACACCAATCCTCCTCGACCTGAACGGATGCACCGACCACCCGAACCTGAAGTCCCAAAGCAAAGGAAACTGCTGGACACAAGCGAGAGACCGGTTGTGAAGGGTCAGAGTGAGACAGTGCAGCAGTGCCTTCAAAATGTGATTAAGCCTCAGATTTCTCCTCAACCAAAACGAGAGTACATCCCAAAAAGGCAAGACACAGATTACCGTGCAGCAAATCTCGAGCAAACAGATGCCGGTGCGACTGACCAGAAAAGGGACACTGAAGCAGTGGTCCACATGGCCGTGACAAAGATAGTGGAACTCGTTGAATCCAGAAGTCCGGAGCCAGCAGTGCCACCGTCTGAACCCAAGCCCCAGGCAGAGACCCCACAGGCAGCTGAGAAGGCTGAGACCCATTCCACGGAAGAGAACCCTGTAATGGATAGTGAGTACAGGACCATAACGGGAGAAGAATTCGCCTTCAGGATACAGCAGGCTATACGAAGATCAATGAGATGCGATAAAGGTGCACCACATGCTCGTTGCAAATCGCACGCCGTGATATAG